The following proteins are co-located in the Candidatus Dormiibacterota bacterium genome:
- a CDS encoding POTRA domain-containing protein — MHGDFRRVHRTPFRWVGAALAVAVAIVLLAPSMARTAPVPKIVAVDVEGNVHVPTATIMAVVETHPGQPFSAAVVQGDLQRINALGYFAAIAPPLIRQRPGGIAITYRVVENPVITKIVFAGNLHVPSDTLLALMDLAVGQVFNTNTFRSDVLKINNYYERIGYGGQVPTHVKNIDLDPATGALTLQIQEGLTIRRVIIGGDPLLPPTLTLPVLSVKPGVEYSDGLRDHDVQALKHLYEDKYHLELGNFEGGIDPSSINLQTGTADVKYDIYVMRVAVVQITGNTRTKDQVIRRQLRVVPGMVVNTDAIKADYERLNQTQYFSKVEPDIRPGPDPRKPQNVTLVWHVTEQRTASASVGFGYSGGLTGQGLYGTLGLSDNNLHGTGNGVSIQFEGGARTHLAQIQGSIPYLGSTPRSQRYSLTGSIFSSGTTYYYPVYQITGANTIKPVPSVGGTPVPVPVTLYSSTNSAQVTNAYATSVSNSNGFTAQLGRRLSDYTQLLGGLTTEIIKYNTTVPSPYYFESYQPNIFAGPTPNPLNSSLTTNNGSFGIAASSIANVNTGLPYRLDMLTLGGRIVTTDDPYNPRRGTNFSLNETFSAPSIGSSFTFTQTTLDVSRFFPILQRATIGVHFLGDTSTGVIPPSSLFVFSDQQMRGYNQVFYGTDALLGQVELREPLMASGQLSIAVFGDELDYRIRGAQPILNPYTNRITGYPSQWTYFGDVGVGLRFDVPQLGLHTVRVDFARGYNGFHTSFGIGQSF, encoded by the coding sequence ATGCATGGTGACTTTCGGCGCGTTCATCGCACACCGTTTCGGTGGGTGGGAGCCGCGCTTGCCGTTGCCGTTGCCATCGTGCTGCTCGCGCCTTCGATGGCGCGAACGGCCCCGGTGCCGAAGATCGTCGCCGTCGACGTGGAGGGCAACGTCCACGTCCCGACCGCTACGATCATGGCCGTCGTCGAGACGCACCCCGGCCAGCCGTTCAGCGCGGCCGTGGTGCAGGGCGACTTACAGCGCATCAACGCGCTGGGCTATTTTGCGGCCATCGCGCCGCCGCTGATTCGCCAGCGTCCGGGCGGCATCGCGATCACCTACCGGGTCGTCGAGAACCCGGTGATCACGAAGATCGTTTTCGCGGGAAACCTGCACGTGCCGAGCGATACCCTGCTCGCGCTCATGGACCTTGCGGTCGGGCAGGTGTTCAATACGAACACGTTTCGCTCCGACGTGTTGAAGATCAACAATTACTACGAGCGCATCGGTTATGGCGGTCAGGTGCCGACGCACGTCAAGAACATCGATCTCGATCCCGCCACGGGCGCGCTCACGCTGCAGATCCAAGAAGGATTGACCATCCGTCGCGTCATCATCGGCGGCGATCCGCTCCTTCCGCCGACGCTCACCCTTCCGGTGCTGAGCGTCAAGCCGGGGGTCGAATACTCCGACGGGTTGCGCGACCACGACGTCCAGGCCCTCAAGCACCTCTACGAGGACAAGTACCATCTCGAGCTCGGCAACTTCGAGGGTGGGATCGATCCGTCGTCGATCAATCTGCAGACCGGGACGGCGGACGTGAAGTACGACATCTACGTCATGCGCGTCGCCGTCGTGCAGATCACGGGCAACACGCGAACCAAAGATCAGGTCATCCGCCGCCAGCTGCGCGTCGTGCCGGGAATGGTCGTCAACACGGACGCGATCAAAGCCGACTACGAACGCCTCAACCAAACGCAGTACTTCTCGAAGGTTGAACCGGACATCCGGCCTGGCCCCGATCCGAGGAAGCCGCAGAACGTAACGCTCGTGTGGCACGTGACCGAGCAGCGCACGGCCTCGGCGTCGGTTGGATTCGGCTACTCGGGCGGCCTGACGGGCCAGGGGCTCTACGGAACGCTCGGCCTCTCGGATAACAATCTGCACGGAACCGGCAACGGCGTCTCGATTCAGTTCGAAGGCGGCGCGCGCACGCACCTCGCGCAGATCCAAGGGTCGATTCCCTATCTCGGCAGCACGCCGCGGTCGCAGCGGTACAGCCTGACCGGGAGCATCTTCTCGAGCGGTACGACGTACTATTATCCCGTCTATCAGATTACCGGGGCGAACACGATCAAGCCCGTGCCTTCGGTCGGCGGCACCCCGGTGCCGGTTCCCGTGACGCTCTACTCGAGCACGAACTCGGCCCAGGTCACGAACGCGTACGCGACGAGCGTGTCGAACTCGAACGGGTTCACGGCGCAACTCGGCCGGCGCCTGAGCGATTACACGCAGCTCTTGGGCGGCCTCACGACGGAGATCATCAAGTACAACACGACGGTGCCGTCGCCGTACTACTTCGAGTCGTACCAGCCGAACATCTTCGCCGGGCCGACACCCAACCCGCTCAACTCGAGCCTCACGACGAACAACGGCTCCTTCGGCATCGCGGCGAGCTCGATCGCCAACGTCAACACGGGGCTGCCGTACCGGCTCGACATGCTGACGCTGGGAGGACGAATCGTCACGACGGACGATCCGTACAATCCTCGTCGCGGCACCAACTTTTCACTGAACGAGACGTTCTCTGCGCCGTCGATCGGATCGAGCTTTACGTTCACGCAGACGACGCTGGACGTCTCCCGCTTCTTCCCGATCCTGCAGCGCGCGACGATCGGCGTGCACTTCCTCGGTGACACCTCGACCGGTGTCATTCCGCCGAGCTCGCTCTTCGTGTTCTCCGACCAGCAGATGCGCGGATACAACCAAGTGTTCTACGGTACCGACGCGCTGCTGGGTCAGGTCGAGCTTCGCGAGCCGCTGATGGCGAGCGGGCAGCTGTCCATCGCCGTGTTCGGCGACGAGCTCGACTACCGCATTCGTGGAGCTCAACCGATTCTCAATCCCTACACGAATCGCATCACGGGATATCCGTCGCAGTGGACGTATTTCGGCGATGTTGGCGTCGGGTTGCGCTTCGACGTGCCGCAGTTGGGCTTGCATACGGTTCGCGTCGACTTCGCGCGCGGGTATAACGGGTTTCACACGAGCTTCGGCATCGGCCAGAGCTTCTGA
- the lpxD gene encoding UDP-3-O-(3-hydroxymyristoyl)glucosamine N-acyltransferase gives MLGSVGELARRVGGRVVGDERTEIERIAAVDEAGSDALTFATDERYFAAALKSAAAAVLVDDALAAHAPPAKPLIVVDNVRAALAALLEALRPARPKGPFCHPTAVVEASARVGAACYVGAHAYVGPDAVLGEHCIVDVGAYVGAAAVVGDETWLHPHARLMERCIVGKRAVLHAGSVVGSEGFGWAFVGERLERIPQTGDVVLEDDVEIGANACVDRAQTGSTRIGAGTKIDNLVQIGHNCRIGRHCVFAALTGLAGSTVIGDNVKVGGQSGFKGHITVGSGVTIAGQTGVWGDVPDGVVLSGMPGRDHREHLKTEVMLRRLPKLVARVEALERERARSKD, from the coding sequence ATGCTGGGGAGCGTCGGCGAGCTCGCGCGTCGCGTCGGCGGCCGCGTCGTCGGCGACGAGCGCACCGAGATCGAGCGCATCGCGGCCGTCGATGAAGCCGGCAGCGACGCGCTGACGTTTGCAACCGACGAACGCTATTTTGCGGCGGCGCTGAAAAGCGCGGCCGCGGCGGTCTTGGTCGACGATGCGCTCGCCGCCCATGCGCCGCCGGCGAAGCCGCTGATCGTCGTCGACAACGTTCGAGCGGCGCTGGCGGCGTTGCTCGAGGCGCTGCGTCCGGCGCGGCCGAAAGGACCGTTTTGCCATCCGACTGCCGTCGTCGAGGCAAGCGCGCGGGTCGGCGCCGCGTGCTACGTCGGTGCGCACGCCTACGTGGGACCGGATGCGGTACTCGGCGAGCACTGCATCGTCGATGTCGGGGCGTACGTCGGAGCGGCCGCTGTCGTCGGTGACGAGACGTGGCTGCATCCGCACGCGCGCTTGATGGAGCGATGCATCGTCGGCAAACGCGCCGTGCTCCACGCGGGATCCGTCGTCGGCAGCGAAGGCTTCGGCTGGGCATTCGTGGGCGAACGCTTGGAGCGCATACCGCAGACGGGGGACGTCGTGCTCGAAGACGACGTGGAGATCGGCGCGAACGCGTGCGTCGATCGAGCCCAGACCGGAAGCACGCGCATCGGCGCCGGCACGAAGATCGACAATCTCGTCCAGATCGGGCACAACTGCCGCATCGGGCGGCACTGCGTCTTCGCCGCATTAACGGGCCTCGCGGGATCCACCGTCATCGGCGACAATGTCAAAGTCGGCGGTCAATCCGGTTTCAAAGGGCACATCACCGTCGGCTCCGGGGTCACGATCGCCGGGCAGACGGGCGTGTGGGGCGACGTTCCGGACGGGGTCGTCCTCTCGGGCATGCCGGGACGAGATCATCGCGAGCACCTCAAGACGGAGGTCATGCTCCGAAGGCTGCCAAAGCTCGTTGCTCGTGTGGAGGCGCTTGAGCGAGAGCGCGCGCGCTCGAAGGATTGA
- a CDS encoding translocation/assembly module TamB domain-containing protein produces the protein MRKHVVVPLAILLVLLGIGVAKRHEVVHFVLTHALALATGDDVGLADQRIGGSHAALIGLRLVRRGVTVLAAPRIDVWYSLRDLLPGSKRRFGLVGIAVERPAIALVKYADGSDDLPIHAPGPHLPTLSPAPNAVPLRFFLRVRDASATVREEGGGAPLVARGIDLGGTIDTAGRTQYAATGAFIERTPEPFSVRGTIDQTLGYADHRMRARAFPLAAVADFFINSKDVNVLGGSAHGFDASAFAVGRKPDGALDYQYSLGFDLVGGRLKLVGLIHPVEGIRGRLALYDDTFFLRGLHATLVGIPLQAEGSIFNFSRAQIRIAVTGNGDMAQLRKAFRFSVDQPLAGPLTLGILVEGALGDPSVVADATAPRVWYRGFPFDALRARVVYHHEIVAFAPLRLRYGGIAATGRGTLELGDHIRERMMLHFTAPASRLPYAGALLGSEPLNGDAAIDGSDLLVRVTGSLAARSGVNDAAALFDFGPNGVANVAPFWMHAGAGDLAAGFHLDRPNGTSAFWIAADDVSMHGSSAGTLPGVTLPQMPPIAGRVRSIGIVGGAAAGTVALAGRVSAEGAAIASVPFDAVTASFDGTMGGAAIDRIAATGPWGRFSGAGIFSGSEILTRGRFDGRLDALAPLLSGVHARGDVHGEVAFGIERDGIIVQASGLRLERASVDGVPVTEADGTLLVGNDAVHVYSAHARAGGGDVVAAGNYRIAGTSAPNGLALVAEDVDAGSLRALGIPLERGRLAVAGTLFAGAPLPSFSGEVSIANGAVQGYPLAGSAGVNFTGSRVTFDRVVAAMSGIYGFADGSIDAVDTSAPRFDLHAVAPAGDVAAALRALRLPSYYAQGTFEADVRIAGSGRIPSVTGTIGVPAGSINGLPFLDASGLLAAGGSGISIRNGSVLVGTTLTGFDAAVAPRSGALQIRASAADFADFNNFFDTGDTLAGTGSIAASLAEAGAHVRTSGNIDVRAFRFRSLPIGDTVARWSSRRNVVRANLSVGGAEGLLRARGSVALSPTDRWQDTIKRSRYNLVASIDNLDLGLWVSALGFPQVPITGRAFGSARMIGTYPALSLQGSARLRDGTFGRFPIDLLQVRFGSNGRRLQIEQAQIQGPGIAADASGSVGLRGTDPVDLRVDAKTDDLSGFLAEVTRAHVPVSGAFQGTLRVGGSFAVPVLDARLSAQNVRIAGVPIATMFASVRLQRNRVEVYDAGATFVRGRATISGDVPLRLQPFSLPKNTPVHFTLDASDVDASVFDALFGHDTKLGGVIATNVDLAGTVENPRISGSISVAHGSYSSLLDEAPVTNAAGTLAFSGARVDLTRFTANAGSGSVALSGTADLAGASGPAFDGAMTLHGAQFNSPTYGSATIGGNLSFARSSGNALLSGDLTMTNTTIPFAAFVGGAAGAGGTALNLPLAFNLKLNAGQNVRVRGSGYGAGLDISGTGSAVLAGTLSSPTLSGGFLSSGGTLTYFDRSFRVVQGGVSFDPADGIVPTLHAIATATVVNPDPDVARNPFGSATITIAVSGPVDNLKIDFTSDPLGYSREQIIAMLAPFGGFISGIQFNPYEVQIPGGAAAAINNAPVPGGVFVQRNGTITVSQEAFSILNAQFASGLLAPFENVLGQTLGVSDVNFTLGYFGNFGVSVRRVLGKTVTAVYSSTFGLSSRQTFGIRFAPNALNDASLSFFYQTGQLRLFATPGEQFGPVLLGEPLQGQSGFSFTFQHFFK, from the coding sequence GTGCGCAAGCACGTCGTGGTCCCTCTCGCGATACTCCTGGTGCTGCTGGGCATTGGCGTTGCGAAGCGCCACGAGGTCGTGCATTTCGTGCTGACGCACGCGCTTGCGCTGGCAACCGGCGACGACGTGGGGTTGGCTGATCAGCGTATCGGCGGCTCTCACGCGGCGCTGATCGGCCTGCGGCTCGTGCGGCGCGGCGTAACGGTTCTTGCCGCACCCCGCATCGACGTCTGGTACTCCCTTCGCGATCTCTTGCCCGGCAGCAAACGGCGGTTCGGCCTCGTCGGCATCGCGGTGGAGCGGCCCGCGATCGCCCTCGTCAAGTACGCCGACGGCAGCGACGATCTGCCGATCCACGCGCCCGGGCCGCATCTGCCCACGCTCTCGCCCGCACCGAACGCGGTCCCGCTGCGGTTCTTTCTGCGCGTTCGCGACGCGTCGGCAACGGTGCGCGAAGAGGGCGGTGGCGCGCCGCTCGTCGCGAGAGGAATCGACCTCGGAGGTACGATCGACACCGCGGGGCGCACGCAGTACGCAGCGACCGGGGCCTTCATCGAGCGCACGCCGGAGCCGTTCAGCGTGCGCGGCACGATCGATCAAACGCTCGGGTATGCGGATCACCGCATGAGGGCGCGCGCGTTCCCGCTCGCGGCCGTCGCAGACTTCTTCATTAATTCGAAGGACGTCAACGTGCTCGGCGGCAGCGCGCACGGTTTCGACGCGAGCGCCTTTGCCGTCGGAAGAAAACCCGATGGTGCGTTGGATTATCAGTATTCGCTCGGTTTCGACCTCGTCGGCGGGCGGCTGAAGCTCGTCGGCCTCATCCATCCCGTTGAGGGGATCCGCGGCCGGCTCGCCTTGTACGACGACACGTTTTTTTTGCGCGGTCTCCACGCGACGCTCGTCGGCATTCCGCTGCAGGCCGAGGGCTCGATCTTCAACTTCTCGCGCGCGCAGATCCGAATCGCGGTCACGGGCAACGGCGACATGGCGCAGCTTCGCAAAGCGTTTCGTTTCTCGGTGGATCAGCCGCTCGCGGGGCCGCTGACGCTCGGGATACTGGTTGAGGGAGCGCTGGGCGACCCGAGCGTCGTCGCGGACGCGACCGCACCGCGCGTGTGGTATCGCGGATTCCCCTTCGATGCCTTGCGTGCGCGCGTCGTCTACCATCATGAAATTGTCGCGTTTGCGCCTCTGCGCTTGCGGTACGGCGGAATCGCGGCTACCGGGCGAGGCACCCTCGAACTGGGCGATCATATTCGCGAGCGCATGATGCTGCACTTCACGGCGCCGGCGAGCAGGTTGCCCTATGCGGGAGCGCTCCTCGGGTCGGAGCCGTTGAACGGGGACGCGGCGATCGACGGAAGCGATCTTCTCGTGCGCGTCACCGGATCGCTCGCGGCACGCAGCGGCGTGAACGATGCCGCTGCGCTCTTCGATTTTGGACCGAACGGCGTCGCGAACGTCGCGCCGTTTTGGATGCACGCCGGCGCCGGCGATCTCGCGGCGGGGTTTCATCTCGATCGTCCGAACGGAACGAGCGCCTTCTGGATCGCTGCCGACGACGTTTCCATGCACGGCAGCTCGGCGGGAACTCTGCCGGGCGTCACGCTGCCGCAGATGCCGCCCATTGCGGGCAGGGTGCGCAGCATCGGAATCGTCGGCGGTGCTGCGGCCGGCACCGTCGCGCTTGCGGGACGTGTCTCGGCTGAAGGGGCGGCGATTGCCTCCGTCCCCTTCGACGCGGTCACGGCGAGCTTCGACGGAACGATGGGAGGCGCGGCGATCGACCGCATTGCCGCGACCGGGCCTTGGGGAAGGTTCTCGGGAGCCGGCATTTTTTCGGGCAGCGAGATTCTCACGCGAGGCCGCTTTGACGGACGACTCGATGCGCTCGCGCCGCTTCTCTCCGGAGTTCATGCGCGCGGCGACGTGCACGGAGAGGTCGCGTTCGGAATCGAGCGCGACGGAATCATCGTTCAAGCGAGCGGACTGCGTCTCGAGCGTGCATCCGTGGACGGCGTACCGGTGACGGAGGCCGACGGCACGCTCCTGGTCGGTAACGATGCGGTGCACGTCTACTCCGCGCACGCTCGTGCCGGCGGAGGCGACGTCGTTGCGGCGGGAAACTATCGCATCGCCGGCACGAGCGCGCCAAATGGGCTCGCGCTCGTCGCTGAGGACGTCGATGCGGGATCGTTGCGCGCGCTGGGAATTCCCCTCGAGCGCGGCCGTCTCGCCGTCGCGGGGACGCTCTTTGCGGGTGCTCCGCTGCCGTCGTTTTCCGGCGAGGTGAGCATCGCAAACGGGGCCGTTCAAGGATATCCGCTCGCGGGAAGTGCCGGCGTCAATTTCACCGGCTCGCGCGTTACGTTCGATCGCGTCGTCGCAGCTATGTCCGGCATCTACGGATTTGCCGACGGCTCCATCGACGCCGTCGACACGTCGGCCCCGCGCTTCGACCTACACGCCGTAGCGCCCGCGGGGGACGTCGCCGCGGCGCTACGCGCGCTGCGCCTTCCTTCGTATTACGCGCAAGGAACGTTCGAGGCCGACGTGCGCATCGCGGGTTCGGGGCGAATACCGAGCGTCACGGGAACCATCGGCGTCCCGGCGGGAAGCATCAACGGACTGCCCTTCCTCGATGCCAGCGGCCTGCTCGCCGCCGGAGGATCCGGAATCAGCATTCGTAACGGGAGCGTCCTCGTCGGAACGACGCTCACGGGATTCGATGCAGCGGTTGCACCGCGGAGCGGCGCGCTGCAGATCCGCGCGTCCGCCGCGGACTTTGCAGATTTCAACAACTTCTTCGATACGGGCGACACGCTGGCGGGCACAGGCTCGATCGCCGCGTCGCTTGCCGAAGCGGGAGCGCACGTACGTACGAGCGGTAACATCGACGTGCGCGCGTTTCGATTTCGCAGTCTGCCGATCGGCGACACCGTCGCGCGGTGGTCGAGTCGCCGTAACGTCGTGCGCGCAAACCTCTCGGTCGGCGGCGCGGAGGGCTTGCTGCGCGCGCGCGGATCGGTCGCGCTCTCTCCCACAGATCGATGGCAAGATACGATCAAACGATCGCGCTACAATCTCGTCGCTTCGATCGACAACCTCGACCTCGGTCTTTGGGTCTCCGCGCTGGGCTTTCCGCAAGTGCCGATCACGGGACGCGCATTCGGCAGTGCCCGGATGATCGGCACCTATCCGGCGCTGAGCTTACAGGGCTCAGCGCGCCTGCGCGACGGAACCTTCGGGCGATTTCCAATCGATCTGTTACAGGTGCGTTTCGGCTCGAACGGGCGTCGCCTCCAGATCGAACAAGCGCAAATTCAAGGCCCCGGCATCGCGGCCGACGCGTCCGGCAGCGTCGGGTTGCGCGGCACCGACCCCGTCGATCTGCGGGTCGATGCAAAGACCGACGACCTCTCCGGATTTCTCGCCGAGGTCACACGCGCGCACGTCCCGGTGAGCGGGGCCTTTCAGGGAACGTTGCGGGTGGGTGGAAGCTTCGCAGTGCCCGTGCTCGACGCACGCTTGAGCGCGCAGAACGTTCGCATCGCAGGCGTACCGATTGCAACGATGTTTGCATCCGTGAGGCTACAGCGCAACCGCGTTGAGGTTTACGATGCGGGAGCGACGTTCGTGCGCGGGCGAGCGACGATCTCCGGAGACGTGCCGTTGCGCCTGCAGCCGTTCAGCCTCCCGAAGAACACGCCCGTACACTTCACGCTCGACGCCAGCGACGTCGACGCCAGCGTCTTCGATGCGCTCTTCGGCCACGACACGAAGCTTGGCGGCGTCATCGCGACGAACGTCGATCTTGCGGGAACGGTCGAGAACCCGCGGATCTCGGGCAGCATCAGCGTCGCGCACGGCTCGTACTCGAGCCTCCTCGACGAGGCGCCGGTGACGAACGCCGCCGGAACGCTCGCGTTCTCCGGCGCGCGCGTCGATCTCACCCGCTTCACCGCCAACGCAGGGTCGGGAAGCGTCGCGCTCTCCGGCACTGCGGACCTCGCGGGCGCGTCGGGGCCGGCGTTCGACGGGGCGATGACGTTGCACGGCGCGCAGTTCAACTCGCCGACCTACGGCAGCGCGACTATCGGCGGCAATCTCTCGTTCGCTCGGAGCAGCGGCAACGCGCTTCTCTCCGGCGATCTGACGATGACGAACACGACGATTCCCTTCGCGGCGTTCGTGGGGGGAGCTGCCGGCGCCGGCGGCACCGCGTTGAATCTACCGCTCGCTTTTAACTTGAAGCTGAATGCCGGCCAGAACGTGCGCGTGCGGGGCTCCGGCTACGGCGCCGGACTCGACATCAGCGGGACCGGCAGCGCCGTGCTCGCGGGAACGCTCTCGTCACCGACGCTCTCGGGCGGTTTCCTGTCCAGCGGTGGAACGCTCACCTACTTCGATCGCTCGTTCCGCGTCGTGCAAGGAGGCGTGTCGTTCGACCCGGCCGACGGCATCGTTCCGACGTTGCACGCGATCGCGACGGCGACCGTCGTGAATCCCGACCCCGACGTCGCCCGTAATCCCTTTGGATCCGCAACGATCACCATCGCCGTCTCGGGCCCGGTCGACAATCTCAAGATCGATTTTACGTCCGATCCGCTGGGGTACTCACGCGAGCAGATCATTGCGATGCTGGCTCCGTTTGGCGGGTTCATCAGCGGCATCCAATTCAATCCGTACGAGGTACAGATCCCAGGCGGCGCGGCCGCCGCGATCAACAACGCGCCGGTTCCCGGCGGGGTCTTCGTGCAACGCAACGGCACGATCACGGTAAGCCAAGAAGCCTTCAGCATTCTGAACGCGCAGTTTGCATCGGGACTGCTCGCACCGTTCGAGAATGTGCTCGGGCAAACGCTCGGCGTCAGCGACGTCAACTTCACGCTGGGATATTTCGGCAACTTCGGCGTCTCGGTGCGCCGCGTGCTCGGGAAAACGGTGACCGCGGTCTACTCCTCGACATTTGGCCTGTCGAGTCGCCAAACGTTTGGGATCAGGTTCGCGCCGAATGCACTCAACGACGCGTCGCTCTCCTTCTTCTATCAGACGGGGCAGCTGCGGCTCTTCGCGACGCCCGGAGAGCAGTTTGGCCCCGTGCTTCTGGGCGAACCACTCCAAGGCCAAAGCGGGTTCAGCTTCACGTTCCAGCACTTCTTCAAATAA
- the gyrB gene encoding DNA topoisomerase (ATP-hydrolyzing) subunit B: MATAYTGEAIEVLRGLEAVRKRPSMYIGNTSERGLHQLVYEAVDNAVDEALAGYAHQLSVTLHKDGSVTVEDDGRGIPVDLHAEEKKPAVEVVMTMLHAGGKFGKAGGYKVSGGLHGVGISVVNALSQEMTTRVKRDGYLWEMKFERGTTVQKLKKLGKTEETGTLQWFKPDSEIFEAREFHWDVLQKRLRELAFLNRGLAIALRDERAEPLRERTYKYDGGIVSFVEWLNEKRDPLHPIVSTHAERDGVDVEVAMQYTDTYTEILHSYANNINTTEGGMHLLGFRTAVQNAVNGYARKRGALKESDSSLSTDDCMEGLTAVVSVKLQEPQFEGQTKTKLGNAKVRSIVYALVNERLEFFFEENPRFARAIVDKVMQAQRARDAAKKARDLSRRKNALEGSGLPGKLVDCKNTDPSESELFLVEGDSAGGTAKGGRDPNTQAILPLRGKILNVWKTRLDKVLANEEIRTLITALGTSFGDEFDLAKLRYHKIIIMTDADVDGSHIRTLLLTFFYQQMRPLIEEGHVFIAQPPLYGVRKGKQQWWAFSEPELKSIIGEDGKEFVVQQYKGLGEMDAEQLAQTTMESGNRRLKRITVEDADEALQVFADLMGEKVEPRKQYIFEYAKSVKNLDL; the protein is encoded by the coding sequence ATGGCAACGGCATACACGGGTGAAGCGATCGAGGTCTTGCGTGGTTTGGAAGCCGTTCGCAAGCGCCCGAGTATGTACATCGGAAATACGTCCGAGCGAGGACTCCATCAGCTCGTATACGAGGCCGTGGACAACGCGGTGGACGAAGCTCTGGCAGGGTACGCGCATCAGCTGTCGGTCACGTTGCACAAGGACGGCAGCGTGACGGTCGAAGACGACGGACGCGGGATTCCCGTCGACCTACATGCCGAGGAGAAGAAGCCGGCGGTCGAAGTCGTCATGACGATGTTGCATGCCGGCGGCAAGTTCGGCAAGGCCGGAGGCTACAAGGTCTCCGGAGGACTGCACGGCGTCGGCATCTCCGTCGTCAATGCGCTTTCGCAGGAGATGACGACGCGCGTAAAGCGCGACGGTTATCTCTGGGAGATGAAGTTCGAGCGCGGCACCACGGTCCAGAAGCTCAAGAAGCTCGGCAAGACCGAAGAGACGGGGACGCTGCAGTGGTTCAAGCCGGACAGCGAAATCTTCGAGGCGCGCGAGTTCCATTGGGACGTGCTGCAGAAGCGGCTGCGCGAGCTCGCGTTCCTGAATCGCGGCCTCGCGATCGCCCTGCGCGACGAGCGCGCAGAGCCGTTGCGGGAACGAACGTACAAATACGACGGCGGGATCGTCTCGTTCGTCGAATGGCTCAACGAGAAGCGCGATCCGCTGCATCCCATCGTGTCGACGCATGCAGAACGCGACGGCGTCGACGTCGAGGTTGCGATGCAGTACACCGACACGTACACCGAGATCCTCCACTCGTACGCGAACAACATCAACACGACCGAAGGCGGCATGCACCTGCTCGGCTTTCGCACGGCCGTGCAAAACGCGGTCAACGGGTACGCGCGCAAGCGCGGGGCTCTCAAGGAGAGCGATAGCTCGCTTTCGACCGACGACTGCATGGAGGGCCTCACCGCGGTCGTGTCGGTGAAGCTCCAAGAACCGCAGTTCGAAGGCCAGACGAAAACCAAGCTCGGTAACGCGAAGGTCCGCAGCATCGTGTACGCGCTCGTCAACGAGCGCCTCGAGTTCTTCTTCGAGGAGAATCCGCGATTCGCGCGGGCGATCGTCGATAAGGTGATGCAGGCCCAGCGCGCGCGCGACGCGGCGAAGAAAGCGCGCGATCTGTCGCGCCGCAAGAACGCGTTAGAAGGCTCGGGCTTGCCCGGAAAGCTCGTCGACTGCAAGAACACCGATCCGAGCGAGTCGGAGCTGTTTTTGGTCGAAGGAGACTCAGCCGGCGGCACCGCGAAGGGAGGCCGCGATCCGAATACCCAGGCGATCTTGCCGTTGCGCGGCAAGATTCTGAACGTTTGGAAGACGCGCCTCGACAAAGTGCTCGCAAACGAAGAGATTCGGACGCTGATCACTGCGCTCGGCACGAGCTTCGGCGACGAATTCGATCTCGCGAAGCTACGTTACCACAAGATCATCATCATGACCGATGCCGACGTCGACGGCTCGCACATCCGGACGCTGCTGCTGACGTTTTTCTATCAGCAAATGCGGCCACTGATCGAGGAGGGGCACGTCTTCATCGCGCAGCCGCCGCTCTACGGCGTCCGCAAGGGCAAGCAGCAGTGGTGGGCGTTCAGCGAGCCGGAGCTCAAGTCGATCATCGGTGAAGACGGCAAAGAGTTCGTCGTGCAGCAGTACAAGGGCTTAGGCGAAATGGATGCCGAGCAGCTCGCACAGACGACGATGGAGAGCGGAAATCGCCGCCTGAAGCGCATCACGGTCGAAGACGCCGACGAAGCATTGCAAGTCTTTGCGGATCTCATGGGAGAGAAGGTCGAGCCCCGCAAGCAGTACATCTTTGAATATGCAAAGAGTGTAAAGAACCTCGATCTCTGA
- a CDS encoding OmpH family outer membrane protein: MKHALLFIVLSTAALSGCAPSSPVGLVDVQRIVANWSQYQGYQAQLMLQEQTIAQSHASNAQKQSEAQQLQSRYAHITDQLTAEVQNAAAQVARQRGLKLVLTRQGVGYGGIDITPDVEKILNITERATPAPSPT; the protein is encoded by the coding sequence GTGAAACACGCACTACTCTTCATCGTTCTTAGTACCGCCGCGCTCTCGGGATGCGCGCCTTCGAGCCCCGTCGGGCTCGTCGATGTGCAACGCATCGTCGCGAACTGGTCGCAGTACCAAGGCTACCAGGCGCAGCTCATGCTGCAGGAGCAAACGATCGCACAGAGTCACGCGAGCAATGCGCAGAAGCAAAGCGAAGCACAGCAGCTTCAGTCGCGATACGCACACATCACCGATCAACTGACCGCGGAAGTGCAGAACGCTGCCGCTCAGGTCGCGCGCCAGCGGGGGCTCAAGCTCGTGTTGACGCGTCAGGGCGTCGGCTACGGCGGCATCGACATTACGCCGGACGTCGAAAAGATCCTCAACATCACGGAGCGCGCGACGCCCGCGCCTTCGCCGACCTAG